Proteins encoded within one genomic window of Dasypus novemcinctus isolate mDasNov1 chromosome 17, mDasNov1.1.hap2, whole genome shotgun sequence:
- the POLE4 gene encoding DNA polymerase epsilon subunit 4 — MAAAAGSGSPREEEGPGGEAAAPPPPAPTSAPGARLSRLPLARVKALVKADPDVTLAGQEAIFILARAAELFVETIAKDAYCCAQQGKRKTLQRRDLDNAIEAVDEFAFLEGTLD; from the exons ATGGCGGCGGCGGCTGGGAGCGGGTCTCCCCGGGAagaggaggggcctgggggggAGGCGGCAGCTCCGCCGCCGCCGGCCCCGACGAGCGCGCCCGGGGCTCGTCTCTCGAGGCTGCCTCTGGCGCGCGTGAAGGCCTTGGTGAAGGCGGACCCCGACGTGACGCTCGCGGGACAGGAAGCCATCTTCATTCTGGCCCGAGCGGCG GAACTGTTTGTGGAGACCATCGCGAAAGATGCCTACTGCTGTGCTCaacaagggaaaaggaagacaCTCCAGAGGAGAGATTTGG ATAATGCAATAGAAGCTGTGGATGAATTTGCTTTTCTAGAAG GTACTTTGGATTGA